In Myxococcus stipitatus, the following are encoded in one genomic region:
- a CDS encoding AAA family ATPase codes for MELKLPLVVASMGGRLVEAWVPTLTPRIHFVGTSLSSLRDDLALAVMERFEKEPPSSVSGYQLPPHLSLRHVEVDTETRDAEKNLHVVLKGRMGVLLEKWPRDEFWVVTPTRLPEARFAIADPDDLPRALARRLCAWCVEHDRKELPGIWTEVRERLELLEVDAYAPSILPRTPPRPPAPPRRRRPQGDEPQETQTPPETPEQKEARRNRRRLTLTELRAVARNLSHAARDDELERCFGRESLVREVVDAFEGREGAAVVLVGPPGSGKTALVHEVVRRLTVRQDAAGQRRDLWRVDGNQFIAGMSYVGQWEARARGVVQELVEVGDILYVDDLASLVYAGRTSNERTNVAQFLEPHLARGELTVLAESTPERFERVREEAPTLASLFRVVQVPAMEPRATLPALLGTLRHVESLGGEGPAPRLSPLALETLLDLQERFVAHEAFPGKAVRLLRRVLARPGTVENNVRRFTEEDVFAAMRAQTGLPDFVLGSAPPKPREVLSRELSSQVAGQPEAVAAVVDAILTLQRSLQPPDKPLATYLFVGPTGVGKTETAKALARTLFGSEERMVRFDMSEFVSSSSITRLLGLPGAPDGELTTALRTQPFCVVLFDEVEKAHPRVFDALLQFLGEGRLTDGAGRTVDARQAVVVLTSNLGVREAAARTGFQRATEDAEAHYLSAVRAFFRPEFFNRLDRVVPFRSLTPSALRVVVEHALESLLSRRGIRRGNVVVEVESQLLDLLVEQAYDPRYGARPLKRALERRLTVPLAHHLVRRGGEELARVELFRHADDMGLSVELLTRVPAWAPEQAPTTWKLSEVFRLLNQVTTRVDTLLESLASPATGSEAAGQAEVLVLGEHLERLSAEAADLRDHELSHREYLDTVEPVARDVRAGYESMLGRAKGRGGLRPRPFVATEPMPVSAEERLRRHLPKVVKLRDEVEWLAHQLAHREAGVQTRTLLVEGLADTPATALAAVVKALPHGLGRVVIHEERLDPDGSLAWVAHETPLPARARVRRHVVSITAMGLSDVLQTLMGYALVNVPREDGVRPSLVRVELLPGEPDATVEVSRMVAAHDEANRREREARRAHESPEQALGRVVLEGNLERMVHLESGQSPSDSIAWVARVLRGQPRGGH; via the coding sequence ATGGAACTCAAGCTCCCCCTGGTCGTCGCCTCCATGGGAGGCCGGCTCGTCGAGGCCTGGGTCCCCACCCTCACGCCGCGCATCCACTTCGTGGGCACCAGCCTGTCCTCGCTCCGCGATGACCTGGCGCTCGCCGTGATGGAGCGCTTCGAGAAGGAACCCCCGTCGAGCGTCAGCGGCTACCAACTGCCACCCCACCTGTCGCTGCGGCACGTGGAGGTCGACACCGAGACCCGAGACGCCGAGAAGAACCTGCACGTCGTCCTCAAGGGGCGAATGGGCGTGCTGCTGGAGAAGTGGCCACGGGATGAGTTCTGGGTCGTGACGCCCACCCGGCTCCCCGAGGCCCGCTTCGCGATAGCGGACCCGGACGACCTCCCCCGCGCGCTCGCCCGGAGGCTGTGCGCCTGGTGCGTGGAGCACGACCGGAAGGAGCTCCCCGGCATCTGGACCGAGGTCCGGGAACGGCTGGAGCTGCTCGAGGTGGATGCGTATGCGCCCTCCATCCTGCCCCGGACGCCCCCGCGCCCTCCGGCTCCGCCCCGCCGACGCCGGCCCCAGGGAGACGAGCCCCAGGAGACCCAGACGCCGCCCGAGACACCCGAGCAGAAGGAGGCCCGCCGCAACCGGCGGAGGCTCACGCTCACGGAGCTGCGGGCCGTGGCGCGCAACCTGAGTCATGCGGCGCGCGACGACGAGCTCGAGCGCTGCTTCGGCCGCGAGTCGCTGGTCCGCGAGGTGGTGGACGCGTTCGAGGGGCGCGAGGGCGCCGCGGTGGTCCTGGTGGGGCCGCCGGGCTCGGGCAAGACGGCGCTGGTGCACGAGGTGGTGCGCCGACTCACCGTCCGTCAGGACGCCGCGGGGCAGCGCCGGGACCTGTGGCGCGTGGACGGCAACCAGTTCATCGCGGGCATGAGCTACGTGGGCCAGTGGGAAGCCCGCGCGCGCGGCGTGGTGCAGGAGCTGGTCGAGGTCGGCGACATCCTCTACGTGGATGACCTGGCCTCACTCGTCTACGCGGGCCGCACGTCCAACGAGCGAACCAACGTCGCGCAGTTCCTGGAGCCGCACCTGGCGCGCGGCGAGCTGACCGTGCTGGCCGAGTCCACGCCGGAGCGCTTCGAGCGCGTGCGGGAAGAAGCCCCCACGCTCGCCTCGCTGTTCCGAGTGGTGCAGGTGCCGGCCATGGAGCCTCGCGCGACGCTGCCCGCGTTGCTGGGCACACTGCGCCACGTCGAGAGCCTGGGAGGCGAAGGCCCCGCGCCCCGCCTGTCCCCGCTGGCGCTGGAGACGCTGCTGGACCTTCAGGAACGCTTCGTCGCGCACGAGGCGTTTCCTGGCAAGGCGGTGCGACTGCTGCGGCGGGTGCTCGCGAGGCCTGGCACCGTCGAGAACAACGTGCGCCGCTTCACGGAAGAGGACGTCTTCGCCGCGATGCGCGCCCAGACGGGCCTGCCGGACTTCGTGCTGGGAAGCGCGCCCCCCAAGCCCCGGGAGGTCCTCTCTCGCGAACTGTCCTCGCAGGTGGCCGGGCAGCCGGAGGCCGTCGCCGCCGTGGTGGATGCCATCCTCACGCTCCAGCGTTCGCTCCAACCTCCCGACAAGCCGTTGGCCACCTACCTCTTCGTGGGGCCCACCGGCGTGGGCAAGACGGAGACGGCCAAGGCGCTGGCCCGCACCCTCTTCGGCAGCGAGGAGCGGATGGTGCGCTTCGACATGTCGGAGTTCGTGTCCTCCTCCAGCATCACCCGGCTGCTGGGATTGCCTGGTGCGCCGGACGGCGAGCTGACCACGGCGCTGCGCACCCAGCCCTTCTGCGTGGTGTTGTTCGACGAGGTGGAGAAGGCCCATCCCCGCGTCTTCGATGCCCTGCTCCAGTTCCTGGGCGAAGGACGCCTCACGGATGGCGCGGGCCGCACCGTGGACGCGCGCCAGGCGGTGGTGGTCCTCACCTCCAACCTGGGAGTGCGCGAGGCCGCCGCCCGCACGGGCTTCCAGCGCGCCACCGAGGACGCGGAGGCCCACTACCTCTCCGCCGTCCGCGCCTTCTTCCGTCCGGAGTTCTTCAACCGGCTGGACCGCGTGGTGCCCTTCCGCTCGCTGACGCCCTCCGCGCTGCGTGTCGTCGTCGAGCATGCGCTCGAATCGCTGCTCTCGCGCCGGGGCATCCGCCGCGGCAACGTGGTGGTGGAGGTGGAGTCGCAGCTGCTCGACCTGCTGGTGGAGCAGGCCTATGACCCGCGCTACGGCGCGCGGCCCTTGAAGCGCGCCCTGGAGCGCCGTCTCACGGTGCCCCTGGCCCATCACCTCGTCCGGCGCGGTGGCGAGGAGCTGGCCCGCGTGGAGCTGTTCCGCCATGCCGATGACATGGGTCTGTCGGTGGAGCTGCTCACGCGCGTGCCCGCGTGGGCCCCTGAACAGGCGCCCACCACCTGGAAGCTGTCCGAGGTATTCCGTCTGCTGAACCAGGTGACCACGCGCGTGGACACGCTCCTCGAGTCACTCGCCTCCCCCGCGACGGGCTCGGAAGCGGCGGGGCAGGCAGAGGTCCTGGTGCTGGGTGAACACCTGGAGCGGTTGTCCGCCGAGGCCGCGGACCTCCGCGACCACGAGCTCTCGCATCGGGAGTACCTCGACACGGTGGAGCCCGTCGCACGGGATGTTCGCGCGGGCTACGAGTCCATGCTGGGACGGGCCAAGGGACGCGGCGGTCTGCGGCCTCGCCCGTTCGTCGCCACCGAGCCCATGCCCGTGTCCGCCGAGGAACGGCTGCGCCGGCACCTCCCCAAGGTGGTGAAGCTGCGCGATGAAGTGGAGTGGCTCGCGCATCAACTGGCGCACCGGGAGGCCGGCGTGCAGACCCGCACGCTGCTCGTGGAGGGGCTCGCGGACACGCCGGCCACGGCGCTGGCGGCAGTGGTGAAGGCGCTGCCCCACGGGCTGGGCCGCGTCGTGATTCACGAGGAGCGCTTGGACCCCGATGGAAGCCTCGCCTGGGTGGCGCACGAGACGCCTCTTCCAGCGAGAGCACGCGTCCGTCGCCATGTGGTGAGCATCACGGCGATGGGACTGAGCGACGTCCTCCAGACGTTGATGGGCTATGCATTGGTGAACGTCCCACGAGAGGACGGCGTGCGGCCCTCGCTGGTCCGCGTGGAGCTGTTGCCGGGCGAACCCGACGCGACGGTGGAGGTCTCACGGATGGTGGCGGCGCACGACGAGGCGAACCGGCGGGAGCGGGAGGCCCGTCGTGCCCACGAGTCACCTGAACAAGCCCTGGGGCGGGTCGTCCTGGAAGGCAACCTCGAGAGGATGGTCCATCTGGAAAGTGGGCAGTCCCCCTCGGACTCCATCGCCTGGGTGGCGCGGGTGCTGCGCGGCCAGCCCCGGGGAGGGCACTGA
- a CDS encoding AAA family ATPase has translation MNFRFQCWVQRHASGRVTLTPLSLPHLAVHADTVEKATEELTLALDDQLTRIHPRRVPEFIAATGATARPLTVPAIPVWGELQNSLAPLTFLASVAPAHQSYVGLYTPRLETHWWFQGKTVPDEALDRLREQLANHSDARLLALRSDGPESLMDVEVQATPTRLSALTPRQLRMDIRPPPRPPDAPSEPGTSRAEDPEDSLEEDSWEPRKRTSRNDSGAKPAKPPPTPTLDRIGVPWHRLAADGQLDPAYEQHTLVALLRARLAEKEAPALVLVGPSGVGKSALLHALADALRARTATAEERTRPFFFVDGSRLIAGEGMWGDWQQQVLKSVREANASRAILALGHVIDLLDAGKSAHSDQNVAQLLLPLLATREVSVVAESTPEAWALVERRNASFARLFSVIRVEEPSTEALGTILSLVAKETPGNTPMDVLPEALDECRFLCRRFLPYGAQVGNAVAFLRRLLSSCAHAAQPRVTRWDAVRQFASESGIPESLLRDDMPLEPAHVRDFLSTRVLGQQTAVERVASVVSVLKSGLADTRKPLGVLLFVGPTGVGKTELSKALAELLFGSRERMIRLDMGEYAGPDALIRLLGDASTPGHLTATVRRQPFSVVLLDEIEKAHPAVHDSLLGVLGEGRLTDASGRFTDFRNTVIVLTSNLGADTWRARVGFDSLGGTPDTAALRTHYLAEVQRFFRPELFNRLDDTIVFSPLSAELLRRLVVREVDAIRKRSGLSRHDAMLEVSEAALDWLSARGFDPRYGARPLKRALERELVVPVAAWLAEHPRGGPVCLHIEADTDRLTLRAEGMGGETEGLGRQPIEQVLEDAAALRAEVQRWSRSPPMVALRQELAVFDKMSRQKSFWEERTLAEDVARKSGDARELDKIFRECAQQTEAIEDLLFEAHLSRAADQADVLAREVATLRKGFLPLRERLYSSLYEYARGATLILVPGRGAWGRACFLAGAYERWSQRHSLTVRRYVLRKPTPKEGEKVSKARVNEVWVEEKEPDKLAELKPVPLAYAVRISGPALPMLLASEHGVHRFVEGSQASLVKVHFTPHPREVASALPELSELEKKLPRQEIRRIRPGSTETSGGSVEDLRTQTRVRYATGLDMEGLLESWMNWRVFSAAEKD, from the coding sequence ATGAACTTTCGCTTTCAATGTTGGGTGCAACGGCATGCCAGCGGCCGAGTGACGCTGACGCCCTTGTCCCTGCCCCACCTCGCCGTGCACGCGGACACGGTGGAGAAGGCCACGGAGGAGTTGACGCTGGCGTTGGATGACCAGCTCACTCGCATCCATCCACGCCGGGTCCCGGAGTTCATCGCCGCGACGGGCGCCACCGCGCGTCCGCTGACGGTGCCCGCCATTCCCGTCTGGGGCGAGCTGCAGAACTCCCTGGCCCCCCTCACCTTCCTGGCCTCCGTCGCGCCCGCGCATCAGTCGTACGTGGGGCTCTACACGCCCAGGCTGGAGACCCATTGGTGGTTCCAGGGCAAGACGGTGCCCGACGAGGCCCTGGACCGGCTGCGCGAACAGCTGGCGAACCATTCCGATGCGAGGCTGTTGGCGCTGCGCTCGGATGGCCCCGAGAGCTTGATGGACGTGGAGGTCCAGGCCACGCCCACGCGTCTGTCGGCGCTCACGCCTCGTCAGCTCCGCATGGACATCCGCCCGCCTCCGCGCCCGCCGGACGCACCGAGCGAGCCGGGGACCTCGAGAGCGGAGGACCCCGAGGACTCGCTCGAGGAGGACTCGTGGGAGCCCCGCAAGCGCACGTCGCGGAACGACTCGGGCGCGAAGCCCGCGAAGCCGCCCCCCACGCCCACCCTGGACCGCATCGGAGTGCCCTGGCATCGGCTCGCGGCCGATGGACAGCTGGACCCGGCCTACGAGCAACACACCCTGGTGGCGCTGCTCCGCGCGAGGCTGGCCGAGAAGGAAGCCCCGGCGCTGGTGCTCGTGGGCCCCTCGGGGGTGGGCAAGTCAGCCCTCCTGCATGCGCTCGCGGACGCGCTTCGAGCCCGCACCGCCACCGCCGAGGAGCGCACGCGTCCCTTCTTCTTCGTGGATGGCAGCCGCCTCATCGCCGGTGAAGGAATGTGGGGCGACTGGCAGCAGCAGGTGCTGAAGTCCGTGCGCGAAGCCAACGCGTCGCGCGCCATCCTCGCCCTGGGCCATGTCATCGACCTGCTCGACGCGGGCAAGAGCGCGCACAGCGACCAGAACGTGGCGCAGCTGCTGCTCCCGCTCTTGGCCACTCGCGAAGTCTCCGTGGTGGCCGAGTCCACGCCCGAGGCCTGGGCCCTGGTCGAGCGGCGCAACGCCAGCTTCGCGCGCCTGTTCTCCGTCATCCGAGTGGAGGAGCCTTCCACGGAGGCGCTGGGCACCATCCTCTCGCTCGTGGCGAAGGAGACACCGGGCAACACGCCCATGGACGTGTTGCCCGAAGCGCTGGACGAGTGCCGCTTCCTGTGCCGGCGCTTCCTGCCGTACGGCGCGCAAGTGGGCAACGCGGTGGCGTTCCTCCGCCGGCTGCTCTCCTCCTGTGCCCACGCGGCCCAACCGCGAGTCACGCGCTGGGACGCCGTGCGGCAGTTCGCGTCCGAGTCCGGCATCCCCGAGTCCCTCCTGCGTGACGACATGCCGCTGGAGCCCGCGCATGTCCGCGACTTCCTCTCCACGCGAGTGTTGGGCCAGCAGACCGCGGTGGAGCGCGTGGCCTCCGTCGTGTCCGTGCTCAAGTCGGGGCTGGCGGACACCCGCAAGCCGCTGGGAGTCCTGCTCTTCGTGGGCCCCACGGGCGTGGGAAAGACGGAGCTGTCCAAGGCGCTGGCGGAGCTGCTCTTCGGCTCGCGCGAGCGGATGATCCGCCTGGACATGGGCGAGTACGCGGGCCCCGACGCGCTGATACGCCTGCTGGGAGACGCGTCGACGCCTGGGCATCTCACGGCCACCGTGCGCCGTCAGCCCTTCAGCGTGGTGCTGTTGGATGAAATCGAGAAGGCCCACCCCGCCGTCCACGACTCGCTCCTGGGCGTGCTGGGCGAGGGACGCCTCACGGACGCGTCGGGCCGCTTCACCGACTTCCGCAACACCGTCATCGTGCTCACCAGCAACCTGGGCGCGGACACCTGGCGCGCGCGCGTGGGCTTCGACTCACTGGGCGGGACTCCCGACACCGCGGCCCTGCGCACCCACTACCTGGCGGAGGTGCAGCGCTTCTTCCGCCCGGAGTTGTTCAACCGCCTGGACGACACCATCGTCTTCTCTCCCCTCTCGGCGGAGCTGCTGCGGAGGCTGGTGGTGCGCGAGGTGGACGCCATCCGCAAGCGCTCGGGCCTGTCCCGCCATGACGCGATGCTGGAGGTCTCCGAGGCGGCGCTGGACTGGCTGTCCGCGCGCGGGTTCGACCCTCGCTACGGCGCGCGTCCCCTCAAGCGGGCCCTGGAGCGGGAGCTGGTGGTGCCCGTGGCGGCCTGGCTCGCGGAGCATCCCCGTGGAGGACCGGTGTGTCTGCACATCGAGGCCGACACGGACCGCCTCACGCTGCGCGCGGAGGGCATGGGCGGAGAGACGGAGGGCCTGGGCCGGCAGCCCATCGAACAGGTGCTGGAGGACGCGGCCGCCCTGCGCGCCGAGGTGCAGCGATGGAGCCGCTCGCCGCCCATGGTGGCGCTGCGCCAGGAACTGGCGGTCTTCGACAAGATGTCCCGCCAGAAGTCTTTCTGGGAGGAGCGGACGCTCGCGGAGGATGTGGCGAGGAAGTCCGGAGACGCCCGGGAGCTGGACAAGATCTTCCGCGAGTGCGCCCAGCAGACGGAGGCCATCGAGGACCTGTTGTTCGAGGCCCATCTGTCGCGCGCGGCGGACCAGGCCGACGTGCTCGCGCGCGAGGTGGCCACGCTGCGCAAGGGCTTCCTCCCGCTTCGAGAGCGGCTGTACTCCAGCCTCTACGAGTACGCGCGAGGCGCCACGCTGATCCTCGTCCCAGGCCGTGGGGCGTGGGGCCGGGCCTGCTTCCTCGCGGGAGCCTATGAGCGTTGGAGCCAGAGACACTCGCTCACCGTCCGGCGCTACGTCCTGCGCAAGCCCACGCCCAAGGAGGGCGAGAAGGTGTCCAAGGCCCGCGTGAACGAAGTCTGGGTCGAGGAGAAGGAGCCAGACAAGCTGGCGGAGCTCAAGCCCGTGCCGCTCGCGTATGCCGTGCGCATCTCCGGGCCGGCCCTGCCCATGCTCCTCGCGTCGGAGCACGGGGTGCACCGCTTCGTGGAAGGCAGCCAGGCCTCGCTGGTGAAGGTGCACTTCACCCCGCATCCTCGCGAGGTGGCGTCCGCGCTGCCCGAGCTCAGCGAGTTGGAGAAGAAGCTTCCCCGCCAGGAGATTCGGCGGATACGCCCGGGCTCGACGGAGACCTCGGGCGGCTCCGTGGAGGACCTGCGCACCCAGACCCGTGTGCGCTACGCCACCGGGCTGGACATGGAGGGTTTGTTGGAGAGCTGGATGAACTGGCGCGTGTTCAGCGCCGCGGAGAAGGACTGA
- a CDS encoding aminotransferase class V-fold PLP-dependent enzyme yields MEESRARLIESIRGSVLGEGRVLDGPYGPRRLTYADHAASGRSLAFIEDFIRDHVLPLYANTHSETSGTGAQTTRFREDARDVIHQAVGGGPDDVVLFCGSGATGAVCKLIDILNLRIPADLDERFDLRSRIPPAQRPVVFVGPYEHHSNDLPWRESIAEVVTIEEDADGRIDQAHLERELERYQHRPLRIGSFSAASNVTGILSDQEGIGALLSRYGALSFWDFAAAGPYIRVEMNGREGGPRVEKDAAFLSPHKFIGGPGTTGVLVVKRKLLGNRIPTVPGGGTVSYVSGSEHIYQRDPVHREEGGTPAIVDSIRAGLVFQLREAVSVETIDELEQGFVRRALAHWGGNPALRILGNPSLRRLPIVSFLVRHGDAYLHHNFVVALLNDLFGIQARGGCSCAGPYGHRLLGIDPITSHRFQDVIVQGTDGVKPGWVRLGFNYFLSETTFDFLLDAVDFISAEGWKFLPHYALDPVTGQWRHRGHQRVLRRLSDLSYETGVSQSPAPGPSAPESELPSYVTWARSIVTRVLQDSAEGAGADTSLSPAAERLRWFPLPEEVREVLTREHAAVTPEAPFRLQRA; encoded by the coding sequence ATGGAAGAGAGCCGTGCGAGGCTGATTGAGTCCATCCGAGGTTCCGTGCTGGGCGAAGGACGCGTGCTGGACGGGCCTTATGGTCCGCGGCGGCTCACCTACGCGGACCATGCCGCGTCCGGGCGCTCGCTGGCCTTCATCGAGGACTTCATCCGGGACCACGTGCTCCCGCTCTACGCCAACACCCACTCGGAGACGTCCGGTACGGGCGCGCAGACCACGCGCTTTCGCGAGGACGCCCGCGACGTCATCCACCAGGCGGTGGGAGGCGGTCCCGACGACGTCGTGCTCTTCTGCGGCTCCGGCGCGACGGGCGCGGTCTGCAAGCTCATCGACATCCTGAACCTGCGCATCCCCGCGGACCTCGACGAGCGCTTCGACCTGCGCTCGCGCATTCCGCCCGCGCAGCGTCCCGTGGTCTTCGTGGGGCCCTACGAGCACCACAGCAATGACTTGCCCTGGCGCGAATCCATCGCCGAGGTCGTCACCATCGAAGAGGACGCGGACGGGCGCATCGACCAGGCACACCTGGAGCGGGAGCTGGAGCGCTACCAGCACCGCCCGCTGCGCATCGGCAGCTTCTCCGCCGCCAGCAACGTCACCGGCATCCTCAGCGACCAGGAGGGCATTGGCGCGCTGCTGAGCCGGTACGGAGCCCTCTCCTTCTGGGACTTCGCCGCGGCGGGTCCCTACATCCGCGTCGAGATGAACGGACGGGAGGGTGGCCCGCGCGTGGAGAAGGACGCCGCGTTCCTGTCCCCGCACAAGTTCATCGGTGGACCGGGCACCACCGGGGTGCTCGTCGTCAAGCGCAAGCTGCTGGGCAACCGCATCCCCACGGTGCCCGGCGGCGGCACGGTGTCGTACGTGAGCGGCAGCGAGCACATCTATCAGCGCGACCCCGTGCACCGCGAGGAGGGCGGCACACCGGCCATCGTCGACTCCATCCGCGCGGGGCTCGTCTTCCAGCTTCGCGAAGCGGTGAGCGTGGAGACCATCGACGAGCTCGAGCAGGGGTTCGTCCGTCGCGCGCTCGCGCACTGGGGCGGCAATCCGGCGCTGCGCATCCTGGGCAATCCATCGCTGCGGCGGCTGCCCATCGTGAGCTTCCTCGTGCGCCACGGGGATGCCTATCTCCACCACAACTTCGTGGTGGCCCTGCTCAATGACTTGTTTGGCATCCAGGCGCGCGGCGGCTGTTCGTGTGCGGGGCCATATGGCCATCGCCTGTTGGGAATCGACCCCATCACCAGCCACCGCTTCCAGGATGTCATCGTGCAGGGCACCGATGGCGTGAAGCCCGGCTGGGTGCGGCTGGGCTTCAACTACTTCCTCTCCGAGACGACGTTCGACTTCCTGCTCGACGCGGTGGACTTCATCTCCGCCGAGGGATGGAAGTTCCTCCCGCATTACGCGTTGGATCCGGTGACGGGGCAGTGGCGGCATCGCGGCCACCAGCGGGTGCTGCGGCGCTTGAGTGACCTCTCCTATGAGACGGGCGTGAGCCAGTCGCCCGCACCGGGCCCTTCCGCGCCGGAGTCGGAGCTCCCTTCGTATGTGACGTGGGCGCGGAGCATCGTCACGCGAGTGCTCCAGGACTCGGCTGAAGGCGCGGGAGCGGACACTTCGCTCTCACCGGCGGCCGAACGTCTGCGCTGGTTCCCGCTGCCCGAAGAGGTGCGGGAAGTCCTGACGCGAGAGCATGCCGCGGTGACGCCCGAGGCTCCCTTCCGGCTCCAGCGCGCGTGA
- a CDS encoding OprO/OprP family phosphate-selective porin: protein MARPSPHHRLSTFAAGLALFLSPLAAAQTTPVPTPPPASSEGAVIKATPEGFSIASADKAFVLKLRGYLQVDGRFFESKADRPGATTFLMRRARPIVEGTLFRLFDFRLMADFAPNVPPLWDAYLEFRPSKAVRVRAGRFRPPVGLERNQSALNVPFIERALPTDLVPNRDVGVMVHGELLGGVLAYAVGGFNGTADGANADSNIDDSFDLAGRVFAHPFRATNLQLLSGLGLGVAASRGNQFGSASTTGEAPLRTMGQQTFFIFRTGTGAGQTVMAHGEHTRVSPQGYFYAGPLGALAEYVNSTQEVNLGEQHARLRFEAWQATATWVLFGGKASYEGVKPTDPFGPESGGGWGAVELGGRYSELDVDSDAFPIFADPSVSARKAKGWGAVANWYLNGNVRVAASYDHTTFKGGAVDGDRIPESVIMSRFQVSW, encoded by the coding sequence ATGGCACGTCCCTCACCGCATCATCGACTCTCCACCTTCGCCGCGGGGCTGGCGTTGTTCCTGTCGCCGCTCGCCGCGGCACAGACAACACCCGTTCCAACACCTCCACCCGCCTCCTCGGAGGGCGCCGTCATCAAGGCGACCCCCGAGGGCTTCTCCATCGCCTCCGCCGACAAGGCGTTCGTGCTGAAGCTGCGCGGCTACCTCCAGGTGGATGGCCGCTTCTTCGAGAGCAAGGCGGACCGCCCCGGCGCCACCACGTTCCTCATGCGGCGCGCGCGGCCCATCGTCGAAGGGACGCTCTTTCGTCTGTTCGACTTCCGGCTGATGGCGGACTTCGCGCCCAACGTGCCGCCGCTCTGGGATGCGTATCTGGAGTTCCGCCCGAGCAAGGCGGTGCGCGTGCGGGCGGGCCGGTTCCGTCCGCCCGTGGGGTTGGAGCGAAACCAATCCGCGCTCAATGTCCCCTTCATCGAGCGCGCGCTGCCCACGGACCTGGTGCCCAACCGGGACGTGGGGGTGATGGTGCACGGTGAGCTGCTGGGCGGAGTGCTCGCCTACGCGGTGGGCGGCTTCAACGGCACGGCGGATGGCGCGAACGCCGACAGCAACATCGACGACAGCTTCGACCTGGCGGGGCGTGTGTTCGCCCATCCCTTCCGCGCCACGAACCTTCAGCTGCTCTCCGGATTGGGGCTGGGTGTCGCCGCCTCGCGCGGCAACCAGTTCGGTTCGGCGTCTACCACGGGCGAAGCGCCGCTGCGCACCATGGGGCAGCAGACGTTCTTCATCTTCCGCACCGGGACGGGAGCGGGGCAGACGGTGATGGCCCACGGCGAGCACACCCGCGTCTCGCCACAGGGTTACTTCTACGCCGGTCCCCTGGGGGCGCTGGCCGAGTATGTGAACTCCACGCAGGAGGTGAACCTGGGCGAGCAGCACGCGCGCCTGCGCTTCGAGGCGTGGCAGGCCACGGCGACCTGGGTGCTCTTTGGAGGCAAGGCGTCCTACGAGGGCGTCAAGCCGACGGACCCGTTCGGTCCCGAGTCGGGAGGAGGGTGGGGCGCGGTGGAGTTGGGAGGCCGCTACTCGGAGCTCGATGTCGACTCGGATGCGTTCCCCATCTTCGCGGACCCCTCGGTCTCCGCGCGCAAGGCGAAGGGGTGGGGGGCCGTCGCCAACTGGTACCTCAACGGCAACGTCCGCGTCGCCGCCTCGTATGACCACACGACGTTCAAGGGGGGCGCCGTCGACGGAGACCGCATCCCCGAGTCCGTCATCATGTCCCGCTTCCAGGTGAGCTGGTGA
- a CDS encoding sulfate ABC transporter substrate-binding protein → MRTRSWLFPLILVAFVGCSKAGGEGSASGAVTLLNVSYDPTRELYVDLNAAFSRHWEATHQQKVTIKQSHGGSGKQARAVIDGLDADVVTLALAYDVDMLHDKASLIPEGWQKRLANNSAPYTSTIVFVVRKGNPKGIRDWDDLVRDGVAVITPNPKTSGGARWNYLAAWGHALRKPGGTEQSARAFVESLFRHVPVLDSGARGATTTFAERGLGDVLIAWENEAFLLTDEVGKERFEIVVPSTSIVAEPPVTVVDRNVDKRGTRAVAEAYLQFLYSEEGQRLVAKHHYRPRSEAVARKEGARFPKLTLFTIDEVFGGWRKAQSAHFDDGGVFDSIYVPQAR, encoded by the coding sequence ATGCGTACCCGTTCCTGGCTGTTCCCGCTCATCCTGGTCGCCTTCGTGGGGTGCTCGAAGGCGGGGGGCGAAGGCTCGGCCTCCGGCGCCGTCACGTTGCTCAACGTCTCGTATGACCCCACGCGTGAGTTGTACGTGGACCTCAACGCGGCCTTCTCGAGGCACTGGGAGGCCACCCACCAGCAGAAGGTCACCATCAAGCAATCGCATGGGGGCTCCGGCAAGCAGGCGCGGGCCGTCATCGATGGGCTCGACGCGGACGTCGTCACCCTGGCGCTCGCCTACGACGTGGACATGCTCCACGACAAGGCCTCGCTCATCCCCGAGGGCTGGCAGAAGCGGCTCGCGAACAACAGCGCGCCTTACACCTCCACCATCGTCTTCGTGGTGAGGAAGGGGAACCCCAAGGGCATCCGCGACTGGGATGACCTGGTGCGAGACGGAGTCGCCGTCATCACCCCCAATCCCAAGACGTCCGGAGGCGCGCGGTGGAACTACCTGGCGGCCTGGGGGCACGCGCTGCGCAAGCCAGGAGGGACGGAGCAGAGCGCGCGCGCCTTCGTGGAGTCGCTGTTCCGCCATGTGCCCGTGCTGGACTCGGGGGCTCGTGGTGCCACGACCACGTTCGCGGAGCGAGGTCTGGGGGATGTGCTCATCGCCTGGGAGAACGAGGCGTTCCTGCTGACGGACGAAGTGGGCAAGGAGCGGTTTGAAATCGTCGTTCCGTCCACGAGCATCGTGGCGGAGCCGCCCGTCACCGTCGTGGACCGCAACGTGGACAAGCGAGGCACACGCGCGGTGGCGGAGGCCTACCTCCAGTTCCTGTACTCGGAGGAGGGACAGCGGCTCGTGGCCAAGCACCACTACCGCCCGCGCTCCGAGGCGGTCGCCCGGAAAGAAGGGGCGCGGTTCCCGAAGTTGACGCTCTTCACCATCGACGAGGTCTTTGGCGGCTGGCGCAAGGCCCAGTCGGCTCACTTCGACGACGGTGGGGTCTTCGATTCCATCTACGTCCCGCAGGCGCGCTGA